The sequence below is a genomic window from Sphingomonas naphthae.
ATTTTCCTTATGGCGCAGGATGCCATCTTCGCGAACAATTATGTCCGCAATCATTCGACGCTGAAGGCATCGCCATCGCAGTTCCCCATCTTTGCCTTCCGCGATGAGGGTTCGCTTGCGTCGCAGACGATCGCGGAACAGCGTCAGGCGCTCGACACCAACTGGGCGGGTTACGACACAATGTCCGCGCGCTTCGATGCCTTTCGCGCTCTTGATGATGAAGCCCGAGGTGCGTGGGTGGCCTTCGTCATTGCGCAGACGCTCGAGCCGACGCTGAATGCCGGCGATGGCGGTCGCCTCAACGGCTTCCACGATCATCTCGGCCGGATTCTGGACATCGAGGTGGCGCAATGGTGGCGTCCGACGGCCGCGAACTTCTTCGGCCGTGTGAAGAAGGATGTGATGCTGGACGCGCTGGAGGATATCGGCGGCCCGATCCTGCGCGGTCGCTACAAGGACGCCAAGAAGGGCGATCTTGCCGCCACCTGCGCATCCCTGTGCAACGGACAGGGCATCGTCGAAGCCGAAATCCGCGAGAAGGCGAGCGCCTGGCTGCCCGACGCCATGCGGTTCGAGGCGATCGAAAAGCCAGAACGCTATCCCACCCGCTCGACCTTCCTGGAAGGGGAGGAGGACGACGTCGAGGGCGTCGATGAGGATCTGGATGGCGAGGATAATCGGTCGATCGTCGACATCACGGGCGACGATGACCTGAGCGAAGCGGCCTGACGCTGCGCTGACTGTTCGAGGCGACTTGGGGCGGTGCTCTTGCGAGTGCCGCCCTTTTTTTCGTGATCCGTCAGCCGGCGGGTCCGCCTCTCGCCAAATCGGAGACTGATTGTGGCCAAGACCACTGGCAAGCCATCGCCCGCCGACATCATCACCAACACCATTATCGACAGGCTCGAGGCCGGTGTCCGTCCATGGGTGAAGCCGTGGCGACCGGGACTCGGCGGTCGACCGCTGCGCGTGACGGGTGAACCCTATCGCGGCATCAACTGCTTCTGGCTTTGGCTGGTGGCGGAGAGCGCCGGTTACAGCGCGCGCACCTGGATGACCTACAAACAGGCCCAGACGCTCGGTGGACAGGTCCGTCCGGGCGAGAAATCGCAATTTGCGATCTTCTACAAGACCTACACCAAGGAGGTCGCCTCTCCGGTGACGGGGGCGGTGACCGACGAAGTCCGGGCAATGCTCCGCAGCTATGCCGTCTTCAACGTCGACCAGATCGAAGGATTGCCCGCAGACTATTATCCGAGCCGAGTCGCGCTCGTCGCCCCCGGCGACGTGCTACCCGAACGGGCAGATCGCTTCATTCGCGCACTTCCGGCCTCCGTGTCGGTTGGCGGCGACCGCGCCTTCTACGACCGCGTCGCCGATAGCATCACCATGCCGTCGATCGAGCTGTTCACCACGCAGGCTTATTGGGCATCGACGCTCGCCCATGAGGCCGGTCACTGGACGGGTCACCCCGACCGGCTGAACCGCGTGTTCGGCAAGAAGTTCGGCGATGACGCTTATGCGCTCGAGGAGTTGTGCGCCGAGATGACCGCTGCGTTGCTCGGCGCCGATCTGGGTTTGCCGACCGCGCATCTGGATGATCATGCCAGCTACATCGCCTCATGGCTTCGGGTTCTCAAACGCGATAGCCGCGTGGTCATGACCGCTGCCGCCAAGGCGGAAGTCGCGGCCGGCTATCTGCTGCGCGCCACCGGGCTCGCCAACACGGATGATCGTGACGAGACCGTTCGTGAAGCGGCGTGACCATGGACGTCCTCCCCGACCTCGGCGCCTACCGCCGCTTCGTCGTGGCCTTCAGCGGCGGCAAGGACAGCCTCGCCAGTCTCCTCGCTCTGCTGGAGCATGGCATATCCCCAGACCGCATCGAACTGCATCATCATGAGGTGGACGGGCAGGGGGCTACCCTCATGGACTGGCCGTGTACGCCGGCCTATGTCGACGCGCTCGCGCGCCATTTCGGGATCGCCCTCTATCGGTCCTGGCGGATCGGCGGGTTTGCGCGCGAGCTCGACAGGGACTGCACGGCGACCGCGCCGATCGCGTTCGAGACGCCTGATGGGCTCCGCGTCGCCGGTGGTGCGGGCCCGCCCGGCACGCGCGGCCTCTTTCCGCAGATTTCCGCTGACCTTCGGGTACGCTGGTGCAGCCCGGCGCTCAAGATCGACGTGCTGGCGGCGGCCATCCGCAATCAAAGCCGTTTCGTTGAAGGCAAGACCCTCGTCGTTACCGGGGAGCGCGCGGCGGAAAGTCCCGGTCGTGCTCGCTATGCGACGTTCGAACCGCACCGGACCTGGAGCCGTCGTCGCCATGTCGATCATTGGCGACCGGTCCATGGCTGGGGCGAGCAGCGCGTGTGGGACATCATCGCGTCGGCGCGGATCAGGCTGCATCCTGCCTATCGGCTTGGTTGGCGTCGCCTCTCGTGTCGCTGCTGCATTTTCGGGACGCCCGATCAATGGGCGACACTGCGCCTGATCTTTCCGCAAGCCTTCGAACGCGTCGCACGTCGCGAGGCGGCTAGTAGCAGGACGATCCACCGCGCCTGTAGCGTGAACGAACTCGCCGACCGGGGGCGTCCCTATCCGGCGGCAAGCGCGCATCCCGATGATCGGGCCCAGGCCGACGATCCGGTCTGGCAGCTCCCGATCACGCTCGATCCATGGTCGTTGCCGGCAGGCGCATTCGGTGAAGCGGCCGGGCCGACATGATGCGGGCAGGAACGAGAGGAGAGGGGGCCTCCGGCGGGATGCGCGTGATCGCGCCAAGCTGGAGGCACTCCCATGTTCTACGACACGATCTACCGCCACAATCAGGCGCTTACACCCGATCCCGACGCCACGGTTGGCGTTGTGCTGCATGGTCTGCTGAGCGCGATCGACGACTGTCGGCGCGCCGGCAAATCCGCCGAACAGGATGCGGCAGTCCTGCTGCTCATCCGCGCTCTGGCTAAGAGCGCCGCGCGCGCCGTCCCGGATCTCACGGCTCTTACGGCACGCTGCGCGGCCGATCGCGCAGCGATCCTCGCTCATCCGGCATTGCTCGCCATCGCCGGCCAAGCGGTCAGCGGTGACCGGCTCGCCAAGCGGACCTTCCATGTGCAGGCGCGGCAGGCACTCGCGTGGGTCGCAGACGCGCTTGGCCTTGTCGCGGAAGAATTCCAGATCGTCGTCACTGCCGGCGCTGACCATGAAGACGGTATCACCGAGCTGCGCCACGCCGATTTCTTCGTGCGTGTCGTCCCGCGCGGTTTTCTGCCCGACAGTGAGGTGACCTGGTTCCGGTGCGCCCGTGGCGTCATTGCGGGTCGCCCCCGTCATGGTGGGGTAGCGCTCCTGCTCGAGCCCGGCAGCTTCGCTCGCCGCCTGGAAGCCTTGCGCGATACCGGCCTGCCGTTGCCGGTCGCGGCCTGAGCGGCGGCTTTTCCACCTGCCAGCGCCCGTCGGGCGCGATTTCAACGGAGGCTGTGATGGCTGACTATTACACGCATTTTTCCTGCACGCTCGACGTGGGTAACCATCCTCATGTCGAACAAGCGCTCGCGCTTTACGCCAATACCCCGCCGAACGAGGACGGACTTACCTTCCCCGATGGATTCCGGCTCGAGCCGCCGGCCGACGGTGGCTCGGAGCTCTGGATTCACGACGATGGTCGCGGGGACATCGAACTGCTCGTCAGTTTCGTACTGCTGTGCGCCGAGACGCTGTTCCTGGAGGGGCGATGGGGTTTCGAATATGCGCTGACCGCGTCACGCCCGTTGCTCGACGGGTTCGGTGGCGGTGCGCATGTGGTCGATCTGTCCAACCGCACCTCACATAGCTGGACGTCGACGTCCGACTGGCTGGCCGGGGTCCTGACGGGAGGGGACGGCCATGCCTGAGCTGGTGTCCACCACCGTCTATCGGCTCAACGAGCTGTCGGCGTCCGCGAAGGACGCGGCGCGCAACTGGTATCGGCAGGTCGCACCTGGCGATGACTGGCATGAGTTCGTGTACGACGACTTCACGCGCATTTGCGATCTCATCGGCGTCGACCTAGGCAGCTATCCCGTTCGCCTTTATGGTGGCGGAAGCCGGCAGGCACCGCGCATCTGGTTTTCGGGGTTTGCGAGCCAGGGCGACGGTGCGTGTTTCGAAGGGCGATACCGATACGCCCGGTCTTCGACCAAGATGATCCGAGCCCATGCGCCACGCGATGCCGAGCTCCACCGGATCGCGGACACGCTGGCAACCGTTCAGCGGTCCAATTTCTATCAGCTCGAAGCCCGCGTTGAGCACCGCGGCCGTTATTATCACGAGTATAGCATGACGATCGATGTCGAGCGGTCCGCCCCTGTCGAAAGCGCGATAGCGGGCGGTGCCGACGAGGTGGTGACAGAGGCGCTGCGCGACCTCGCGCGCTGGCTCTACCGCCAGCTCGAAGCCGAATATGCGTATCAAACGGCCGACGAACAGGTCGATGCGGCGATCCTCGCCAACGACTACAGCTTCACCGATGATGGGTTGCGGTTCCCATGACCCGGCCCCCAGTCATTGCGGCGTGGGGCGCGGGCGTTGATTCCACGGCTATGATCATCGAGCTGGCGGAACGCGGTGAGCCCATCGACATGGTCCTGTTCGCCGATCCGGGTTCTGAAAAGACCCAGACCTATGCCTTCATCCCGCCGTTCCGCGCGTGGATGGAAGCGCGCGGCATCCCGTCCGAGATCGTCCGATACCGGCCGCGCAATTTCAAGCACTGGCCGCCCTACGCGACCATCGCCGAGAATATGCTCTCGAACGCCACCCTTCCATCGGTCGTGTTCGGCGGTGGCTCCTGCTCGCAAAAATGGAAGGTGTCCGCCCAAGAGGCGTGGACGACAAGCTGGGAACCGGCGCGCCGCTGCTGGGGCGGGGGAGGGCGCGTCACCAAGCTGATCGGCTATGACGCTTCAGCCCGCGACACCCAGCGTTACCGCCATGCCCTCGGCTGCGAGGATCCGCGCTATCTCTATCGCTATCCGTTGCGCGAATGGGGATGGGATCGCGAACGCTGCGCGGCACGGATTACGGCCGCCGGTCTGCCTGTTCCGCCGAAATCGAGCTGCTGGCTGTTATGTTTGCAGATGGTGTCTCGTCTCACCGCAACCCTTTATTTATGGGCTACAAAATTATCCGCCGTTTGAGACGATCCGAGGCCATTGAAGCGCTCGGGACAGTTGCAAAGCGCTACTGCACTTTGCAACTGTCCCGAGCGCAACCGCCGAAGGCGGTGCGACTCGTCGCGGCGGCATCCGGAATGACTTTGCTGAGCGGAAGAAACTGACTTGCCATTGCCCGTCGGGACTTGCTGATGCGGCCTTGATCGTTGCGCCGACAGATTGGGAAATGTCTGTTACGCGCCCAAGTTGGTCGTACGGCTCGCGTCTTCCTGCGCTGTTGAGCCGAACGACAGCTATGACGTGGTCTGGGACTTATCTGCCGTTTCCGCATGACTCGCCGAACAGCAGGTTTCGCTAGGAGCGGACGTCCAGCGCTTCCCCGACCAGCCATCGGAGTACGACCGGAAGTGGGCCGATTGCCGACCGGCAATTTCAATGCAAATCGAGCAGTATAGCCGACCTTCGTAAGCAGTCGCGCGTACGCCGGGTCAGGGAATCTGGTCATAGCCAAAAGTGCAAGCAAGCAGGATATCGGTCGGCTGATATACGTTGTTCTGCCCCCGCCGCCGGCCCACTTCCGAAATGAGGTGCAGGTTCTTTTTTGCCCGGGAGCAAATCACGTAGAGAAGCTTGTTTGCGGCCGCGATCTTATCGTCCTCGTTGAAATGCGGAACCATGCCCTCAAGCAGACCGAAAGCAATCACCGCTTCGAATTCGGCGCCTTTCACACCATGGATTGTCGAGACGGTGATCCCGGTCTTCTCATCGAAAACCTTCCGGAACATGGCGACCTCGGCGATCGCGGTCGCACCGTCCGCGATGAGCCTTTCGATCCGTCGCTGCGATCCTTCGACGAAGGCCTCGTAGTGTTCGACCAGCATGGGAGAGCTGGTGCGATCTATGCCGAGCGCGTCGAAGAAGGCGTCGAAGCACTCCAGCAGATATTTCAGACCGTCGGTTTCGGCGGAGGTAGTCGTATTCGATGCACGCAACAGGCTCTTCCGTGTGATCGAGGCGGTGTTGATGCCGGCCAGGTCGAGCGCAGCGATCACTTCCCCCGCCCACCGGCTGCGCCGGATATAGAGTTGCGGCGAGGCTTCGGTCAGAATGATCCGGGAGAGCTTGTACCAGAAATTGTCGATGTCTCGGGCAAACGGTACCATGCCGGGGCCGGAGAAACTGTAATCCGGTAAGGCAGCCACAAGCTGGCGCGTCATGCCTGCAAGCGGCAGCCATTGCGGCCCAACGATGCAAACTTCGCGGGGGACGATCCCCATGCTCTCGACGTTATAGCGGATCAGACGTACGACCTCGTCCACCAGCGCAGTGCGATTAGTCGAGCTGTCGTAGGAAATTGCGCTCGCGAAACTCTTGTATTTCCCGCCAGCACTGATCTTTGAAGTGAGCTGGTTGAAGTTCTCGAAATAGGTGACGATGCGGTCTGACGAGCGGTAGTTTACCGTCAGGTCCATCTCGGTAAAGCTGACACCGCTAAGCGCTGAAAATGCGGCGGGCGTGATCGCATAGCCGCCAAGCGACCCATAGATCGCCTGATTAGGATCGCCGACGATGAATGCCTTGGCCTTACCGCCCGACGCTTTCAGGATGGCGCCGAGGATCGCGTACTGGATTTCTTTAGTGTCCTGATATTCGTCAACCAAGACCGTCGCGAAGATCGATCCAAGCAGGACGCTGATCGACGGAATATCGCGAACCAACTGATACGCGTAGTCGAGGATCATCTCGAAATCGACCTGCCGGTTCGCGCGCAGCTCCGCCCAATATTGCTGAAGCAGCGCTTCGACCTTCGCACGCTTCCAGTCCGGACAGGCGATGACATGGCCGGCAGACGTGAAATAGTGGCCGCAATCGAACGTGCGAAGACCGCCTCCATGCTCGCTGCACAGCAGCTCATGGGCGCGCTCGGTGTCATGGGCGTTGATTACCCGGAAGCCGTTTTTTAGCTCCGGATGGTAAATGGCATAGGGCCGCAGGATCCATTCGAGGCAGAAGGAGTGGATCGTTCCGATCCACAGCTGGCTGGTATCGACCCCGAGTTGCTCGATCCGTTCCTGGATCTCGTCCGCAGCGCGATGGGTATAGGTGATCGCGACGATGCGCTGCTTGTCGGAGGTCAGCAGCGAAAGTTCGCGTGCGATCTTGTACGTAAGCGTGCGCGTCTTTCCGCTGCCGGGGCACGCCGTCAGAAACACGCTGCCCGGCTGCTCGATCGCCTTCACCTGATCGGCGTTCAGGTCGTCGGCGTTCCAGACGAACATCACAGGGTCGCGAGAATGGTGTTGATGCGATCCCCAGGAAACGCCGTGAGCATCTCGGTTCGCACCGCAGGGAAATCGATGTCGCCCGATCGGAACCGATCGAGATGGACGCGCATCGCCGCGACCTGTGCAGGAAGAACGCCGAGGGTCTTCAACTGAACCTTGAGGCGATGGTCGATGATGCTGGCGAGGATCTCGTCGGAGACCGGCCGATGCGCCATGAACAAGGCGTCGAGAATATAGTCCGGGATGTGGACGTCGGGTGTGATTGCCTTGCCGAGAATGATCGCGAACCAGCCCTTCCCGACATGTTTCGCCATGGTCAGGACGCGCGTGCCATATTGCGCGATGTCGCCGGATTCCAGTTCGGTCTTGGCCAGCGCGATCGTAGGGCCATCACTGTAGACCTCACCGAGGATCGAGACCACGGCGGCGCTGTTGCCGGCACGAATGAAATCGACTTCGAACGTATGTTGCGCGAGGTGCGTACTCAGCCAGTTGTTCCCAGTGCAGAAGGTGGTCAATCGCAGCGCGCGCGCTGCGCCTGACGTCTGCGATCCAGTGGCCTTGTCCTTCGCCTTCTTCTGCGCAGGGGTGTCAGCCGGGTTCGTCGTGAGATCGATAAAGGCCTGGTCGAGGTCGGTGATAATCGCGCAATTCTTGCGGATGCGCTGGTCATGGAACAGGATCGCGACATTCTCGAAGCCGGTGCTGCGGATATTGATCAGGCTGATCCCGAGCTCGTCGAGACTGAGGCCGAACACTTGTTTGATGAGGATGGGGATGAGGATTTCCTCTGCATCTCCCTCGACCAGCAACACGCTCTTGGCGAACAGCAGGTTGCTGCGCACGGCGTCGAGATAGCGCTGGATATTGCCGATCTGCGTGGGGTCGAGGCCGGCGGCAGGCTGGTAGACCTCGCAGACCCCGCCATCACGCCCGAGAATGTTGATGTTCTCGACGTTACTGACTTCAGAAATATGGGTCGAGTGCGTCGAGTAGATGATCTGGGTTTCGTCGTAGTTCAGACGGTCGAAGAGGGTCTTCTGGATATGCGTGTGGATGTGCGCCTCGGGTTCCTCGACGACGAGGAAATTGGCGAATGTCTGCTTGACCTTCTGATATTTGAATTCGAGCAGCTTAAGCGTGAGGTAGATGAGGTTCGCGCCGCCGAGGCTGAGCTCGTGGATGCCGCCCTCATAGCCTGCCTCGGCTTCCCCGACGAACAGCTTGAGGGACTGGAACAGCCGGTCGGCTTCGTCCGACAGGTCAGATTTTATCGAGAGCGATTTGGGCGAATAGGTTTCGCCGGCGGCTTCGGTGATCGTGTCGCGGATGTCGGTCCGGATCGCGCGGACATCGTCGAGGCCTTCGATCGCGGCGTTCAGGTCTGTCACCAGTCCGCTGATGGGAGCAAACT
It includes:
- a CDS encoding ATP-dependent nuclease, giving the protein MHISKLQLVNYRNFARATVKFEKGVNTIIGENGSGKTNLFRAIRLLLDDNLLRMAHRLDDRDFHRGLGEWRGHWIIISLEFTDVSQDETIQSLFLHGVGAITGATVDKATYNLIFRPKAAIRQKLSQLAAGDKSALADLRREISLADYETVFTGKSSADFTDPAVYQALVGDFDAVIFPDELTPAEIGGIVPGMFSIAREIGFTFIQALRDVVAEFQNNRTNPLLTLLKGKSGEIDPAKFAPISGLVTDLNAAIEGLDDVRAIRTDIRDTITEAAGETYSPKSLSIKSDLSDEADRLFQSLKLFVGEAEAGYEGGIHELSLGGANLIYLTLKLLEFKYQKVKQTFANFLVVEEPEAHIHTHIQKTLFDRLNYDETQIIYSTHSTHISEVSNVENINILGRDGGVCEVYQPAAGLDPTQIGNIQRYLDAVRSNLLFAKSVLLVEGDAEEILIPILIKQVFGLSLDELGISLINIRSTGFENVAILFHDQRIRKNCAIITDLDQAFIDLTTNPADTPAQKKAKDKATGSQTSGAARALRLTTFCTGNNWLSTHLAQHTFEVDFIRAGNSAAVVSILGEVYSDGPTIALAKTELESGDIAQYGTRVLTMAKHVGKGWFAIILGKAITPDVHIPDYILDALFMAHRPVSDEILASIIDHRLKVQLKTLGVLPAQVAAMRVHLDRFRSGDIDFPAVRTEMLTAFPGDRINTILATL
- a CDS encoding ArdC family protein, with the translated sequence MAKTTGKPSPADIITNTIIDRLEAGVRPWVKPWRPGLGGRPLRVTGEPYRGINCFWLWLVAESAGYSARTWMTYKQAQTLGGQVRPGEKSQFAIFYKTYTKEVASPVTGAVTDEVRAMLRSYAVFNVDQIEGLPADYYPSRVALVAPGDVLPERADRFIRALPASVSVGGDRAFYDRVADSITMPSIELFTTQAYWASTLAHEAGHWTGHPDRLNRVFGKKFGDDAYALEELCAEMTAALLGADLGLPTAHLDDHASYIASWLRVLKRDSRVVMTAAAKAEVAAGYLLRATGLANTDDRDETVREAA
- a CDS encoding UvrD-helicase domain-containing protein, which produces MFVWNADDLNADQVKAIEQPGSVFLTACPGSGKTRTLTYKIARELSLLTSDKQRIVAITYTHRAADEIQERIEQLGVDTSQLWIGTIHSFCLEWILRPYAIYHPELKNGFRVINAHDTERAHELLCSEHGGGLRTFDCGHYFTSAGHVIACPDWKRAKVEALLQQYWAELRANRQVDFEMILDYAYQLVRDIPSISVLLGSIFATVLVDEYQDTKEIQYAILGAILKASGGKAKAFIVGDPNQAIYGSLGGYAITPAAFSALSGVSFTEMDLTVNYRSSDRIVTYFENFNQLTSKISAGGKYKSFASAISYDSSTNRTALVDEVVRLIRYNVESMGIVPREVCIVGPQWLPLAGMTRQLVAALPDYSFSGPGMVPFARDIDNFWYKLSRIILTEASPQLYIRRSRWAGEVIAALDLAGINTASITRKSLLRASNTTTSAETDGLKYLLECFDAFFDALGIDRTSSPMLVEHYEAFVEGSQRRIERLIADGATAIAEVAMFRKVFDEKTGITVSTIHGVKGAEFEAVIAFGLLEGMVPHFNEDDKIAAANKLLYVICSRAKKNLHLISEVGRRRGQNNVYQPTDILLACTFGYDQIP
- a CDS encoding phosphoadenosine phosphosulfate reductase family protein, whose translation is MDVLPDLGAYRRFVVAFSGGKDSLASLLALLEHGISPDRIELHHHEVDGQGATLMDWPCTPAYVDALARHFGIALYRSWRIGGFARELDRDCTATAPIAFETPDGLRVAGGAGPPGTRGLFPQISADLRVRWCSPALKIDVLAAAIRNQSRFVEGKTLVVTGERAAESPGRARYATFEPHRTWSRRRHVDHWRPVHGWGEQRVWDIIASARIRLHPAYRLGWRRLSCRCCIFGTPDQWATLRLIFPQAFERVARREAASSRTIHRACSVNELADRGRPYPAASAHPDDRAQADDPVWQLPITLDPWSLPAGAFGEAAGPT
- a CDS encoding antitoxin of toxin-antitoxin stability system, with translation MPELVSTTVYRLNELSASAKDAARNWYRQVAPGDDWHEFVYDDFTRICDLIGVDLGSYPVRLYGGGSRQAPRIWFSGFASQGDGACFEGRYRYARSSTKMIRAHAPRDAELHRIADTLATVQRSNFYQLEARVEHRGRYYHEYSMTIDVERSAPVESAIAGGADEVVTEALRDLARWLYRQLEAEYAYQTADEQVDAAILANDYSFTDDGLRFP